A region of Salmo salar chromosome ssa17, Ssal_v3.1, whole genome shotgun sequence DNA encodes the following proteins:
- the LOC106592741 gene encoding transmembrane 9 superfamily member 2, with protein sequence MKMCSLHRARGSVLVIFLLLHSATSFYLPGLAPVSFCEPGQAGKENEVPDCKSTIEVFVNRLDSVESVLPYEYTAFDFCAIDSEKRPSENLGQVLFGERIEPSPYKFEFKKKVDCKPVCTKSYNTNKPEDKAHLDFLKKGMLLNYQHHWIVDNMPVTWCYDVEDGQKFCNPGFPIGCYVTEAGRPKDACVVNSDFKDKDTFYVFNHVDITIHYHVVENEAAGARLVAAKMEPKSYKHTKVEAPDCTGGPMYLNNKFSGELKIGYTYSVQFVEDKHIRWASRWDYILESMPHTNIQWFSIMNSLVIVLFLSGMVAMIMLRTLHKDIARYNQMDSVEDAQEEFGWKLVHGDVFRPPRKGMLLSVFLGSGTQIFIMIFVTLFFACLGFLSPANRGALMTCAVVLWVLLGTPAGYVAARFYKSFGGEKWKTNVLLTCFLCPGVVFADFFVMNLILWGEGSSAAMPFGTLVAILALWFCISVPLTFIGAYFGFKKTGIEHPVRTNQIPRQIPEQSFYTRSLPGIVMGGILPFGCIFIQLFFILNSIWSHQMYYMFGFLFLVFIILVITCSEATILLCYFHLCAEDYHWQWRSFLTSGFTAVYFLVYAIHYFFSKLQITGLASTILYFGYTMIMALIFFLFTGTIGFFACFWFVTKIYSVVKVD encoded by the exons ATGAAAATGTGCTCCCTGCACAGAGCGAGAGGCTCTGTTTTGGTCATCTTCCTTCTGCTACACAGCGCTACAAGTTTCTATCTTCCGGGTCTGGCCCCTGTTAGTTTTTGTGAACCAGGACAAGCTGGGAAAGAGAATGAAGTACCGGACTGTAAG TCGACCATCGAGGTATTTGTGAACAGACTGGATTCTGTGGAGTCTGTCTTGCCCTATGAATACACTGC GTTTGATTTCTGCGCTATCGACTCTGAGAAGCGCCCGTCTGAGAATTTGGGTCAGGTTTTGTTTGGCGAAAGAATTGAGCCCTCTCCCTACAAG TTTGAGTTCAAGAAGAAGGTGGATTGTAAGCCGGTGTGTACTAAATCCTACAACACCAACAAGCCAGAGGACAAAGCCCACCTGGACTTTCTGAAGAAAGGCATGCTGCTCAACTACCAGCACCACTG GATAGTGGACAACATGCCGGTGACCTGGTGttatgatgttgaggatggacaGAAGTTCTGTAACCCAGGGTTTCCCATCGGCTGCTACGTCACTGAGGCAGGACGACCCAAAGACGCTTGTGTTGTCAAC TCTGACTTTAAGGACAAAGACACATTCTATGTCTTCAACCATGTTGACATCACCATTCACTATCATGTGGTGGAGAACGAGGCAGCTGGGGCTAGACTGGTCGCTGCCAAGATGGAGCCCAAGAG CTATAAACACACCAAAGTGGAGGCACCTGACTGTACAGGAGGGCCCATGTACCTGAACAACAAGTTCAGTGGAGAGCTGAAGATCGGCTATACCTACTCTGTCCAGTTTGTG GAGGACAAGCACATCAGATGGGCATCACGTTGGGACTACATTCTGGAGTCCATGCCTCACACCAACATTCAGTGGTTCAG CATCATGAACTCTCTGGTGATCGTTCTCTTCCTGTCTGGTATGGTGGCTATGATCATGCTGAGGACTCTACATAAAGACATTGCCAGATACAACCAGATGGACTCTGTG GAAGATGCCCAGGAGGAATTTGGCTGGAAGCTGGTCCATGGAGATGTCTTCCGGCCTCCCAGGAAAGGCAtgctcctctctgtcttcctggGATCAGGAACTCAGATATTCATCATGATTTTCGTCACTCTCT TCTTTGCCTGCCTGGGCTTCCTGTCCCCGGCTAACCGCGGTGCCCTGATGACGTGTGCCGTGGTGCTCTGGGTCCTACTGGGAACACCAGCCGGCTACGTGGCTGCCCGCTTCTACAAGT CCTTTGGTGGGGAGAAATGGAAGACTAATGTCCTGCTGACTTGCTTCCTGTGTCCTGG ggTTGTGTTTGCTGATTTCTTTGTGATGAATCTGATCCTGTGGGGAGAGGGCTCCTCTGCAGCCATGCCTTTTGGCACCCTGGTGGCCATCTTGGCTCTGTGGTTCTGCATCTCTGTCCCCCTCACCTTCATAGGGGCCTACTTCGGCTTCAAGAAGACC GGGATTGAGCACCCTGTGCGGACCAATCAGATCCCTCGTCAGATCCCGGAGCAGTCGTTCTACACCAGATCTCTCCCAGGGATCGTCATGGGGGGGATCCTCCCGTTCGGCTGTATCTTCATCCAGCTCTTCTTCATCCTCAACAGCATCTG GTCTCACCAGATGTACTACATGTTTGGTTTCCTGTTTCTGGTGTTCATCATCCTGGTAATCACCTGCTCTGAGGCCACCATCCTACTCTGCTACTTTcacctctgtgctgag gaCTACCACTGGCAGTGGCGTTCCTTCCTGACCAGTGGTTTCACGGCCGTCTACTTCCTGGTCTATGCCATCCACTACTTCTTCTCCAAGCTCCAGATCACAGGATTGGCTAGCACCATCCTCTACTTTGGTTACACCATGATCATGGCTCTCATCTTCTTCTTATTCACAG gaaCGATTGGATTCTTTGCCTGTTTCTGGTTCGTCACCAAGATCTATAGCGTAGTGAAGGTGGACTGA